A single region of the Pseudomonadota bacterium genome encodes:
- a CDS encoding zinc ribbon domain-containing protein, producing the protein MPLYDFHCIDCDCDYEEFAPWNKSNEYPDVVCPTCGSHKKEKLFTGVRAEAIFVNPEGTRKWNDGQMGHDYRFKHMQPKVKQERENAEKMSHMGKDVYIHHDDISSGKNFNPNNW; encoded by the coding sequence ATGCCCCTTTATGATTTTCATTGTATAGATTGTGATTGTGATTATGAGGAATTCGCTCCTTGGAATAAAAGTAACGAATATCCAGATGTAGTTTGTCCCACATGTGGTTCACATAAAAAAGAAAAATTATTCACGGGAGTGAGAGCAGAGGCTATTTTTGTGAATCCCGAAGGCACCAGGAAATGGAACGATGGTCAAATGGGACATGATTATCGTTTTAAGCACATGCAGCCTAAAGTAAAACAAGAGCGGGAAAATGCAGAGAAAATGTCGCATATGGGCAAAGATGTTTACATACATCATGATGACATTTCTTCTGGGAAAAATTTCAATCCTAATAATTGGTAA
- a CDS encoding M28 family peptidase, whose protein sequence is MDRTILSIMILMLVLATVYAFYHTRHTTVVPLPPPVPTTPVDVALQTITVGQIKEYVETLSDLNKFDGRGAGTPGNDAACKYISDIFTSWGYEVELQQFTFGDRQTNNIMASIKGKNDDEVVVVGAHYDGQGPNHPSADDNASGTSVVLAVAKAFTLLNSELNRTVVFQLYSAEEYGLIGSNYYCQHPLFPKGNPDIKKHVFMLNMDMVGYWQRMVRFNLLMPNDPTPDVKTLIENLSKKYPFASTITHRDNAPTDNASFCNAGVPVAYLHTGIHKNYHQPTDTPEKLNYEGLENIAKYVVEFLLAVDQAEKPMQLRSDFVPLEIEKDHGEAPFFQL, encoded by the coding sequence ATGGACAGAACAATACTTAGCATTATGATTTTGATGTTGGTCTTGGCTACTGTCTATGCTTTTTATCACACTCGGCACACAACAGTTGTTCCTTTACCACCACCAGTGCCAACTACACCTGTGGATGTTGCTTTGCAAACAATCACAGTAGGTCAAATTAAAGAATATGTTGAAACATTGTCTGATTTAAACAAATTTGATGGCAGAGGTGCTGGAACACCTGGGAACGATGCAGCATGTAAGTATATTTCTGATATATTTACATCTTGGGGGTATGAGGTTGAATTGCAACAATTTACTTTTGGTGATCGTCAAACCAACAATATTATGGCATCGATCAAAGGCAAAAATGACGATGAAGTGGTAGTTGTTGGTGCCCATTACGATGGGCAAGGACCAAACCACCCCAGTGCTGATGATAACGCCTCAGGTACGTCGGTAGTTTTGGCTGTTGCCAAAGCATTCACTCTTTTAAACAGCGAATTAAATCGCACTGTTGTTTTTCAATTATATTCTGCCGAAGAGTATGGGCTAATTGGATCGAATTATTATTGCCAACATCCTCTTTTCCCCAAAGGAAATCCCGACATAAAGAAGCATGTTTTTATGTTGAATATGGATATGGTTGGTTATTGGCAAAGAATGGTGCGTTTTAATTTGCTGATGCCAAATGACCCAACTCCCGATGTAAAAACATTGATTGAGAATTTATCTAAAAAATATCCATTTGCCAGCACAATTACTCATCGAGATAATGCCCCCACTGACAATGCCTCTTTTTGCAATGCAGGGGTGCCAGTGGCATATTTGCACACAGGCATACATAAAAATTATCACCAACCTACAGATACTCCAGAGAAATTAAATTATGAGGGGTTGGAAAACATAGCAAAATATGTTGTAGAATTTCTTTTGGCAGTAGATCAAGCTGAGAAGCCAATGCAACTTAGGAGCGATTTTGTGCCTCTTGAAATTGAAAAAGATCACGGCGAAGCACCATTTTTTCAGCTTTAA
- a CDS encoding glutamate--tRNA ligase family protein, whose product MTTRFSPTPSGRLHLGHLYLALINYHTAAREGGRFIVRFDDLDFPELQSLGRDKVNEFCETIKEEFSWMGMKVDLYSHTAKEHETNLQYLSGVPGLEKDDGIKWSRPFVRNEDRPYPFIPLITAIKVVQDHREGCNIIIRGEDLVSESSLYYYFCRLLGFVPPKLCYIPKLIQRDGQDLSDMSKTRGNFKIKDYRERGYAPQDVLNLLAEACLEKSDGGWYVENTKKNPVLDKPYWEQ is encoded by the coding sequence ATGACAACAAGATTTAGTCCAACCCCCAGTGGTAGACTTCACTTGGGGCATTTATATTTAGCATTGATAAACTATCATACCGCTGCCAGAGAGGGCGGCAGATTCATAGTTAGGTTTGATGATCTGGATTTTCCAGAGTTGCAATCCTTGGGCAGAGATAAAGTCAATGAATTTTGTGAGACCATAAAGGAAGAGTTTTCTTGGATGGGTATGAAAGTTGATTTGTATTCTCATACTGCTAAAGAGCATGAAACAAATCTGCAATATTTGTCTGGTGTTCCTGGGTTGGAAAAGGATGATGGAATTAAATGGTCTCGCCCCTTTGTCAGAAATGAGGATAGGCCCTACCCATTTATTCCCCTAATCACAGCCATCAAGGTTGTGCAAGATCATCGTGAGGGATGTAATATAATTATTCGTGGAGAGGACTTAGTATCGGAATCCAGTCTTTATTATTACTTCTGTCGATTGTTGGGGTTTGTTCCTCCAAAGCTATGTTATATACCTAAATTAATTCAACGAGATGGTCAAGACCTTTCCGATATGTCGAAGACCAGGGGCAATTTCAAGATTAAGGATTATCGTGAAAGAGGCTATGCCCCCCAGGATGTTTTGAATTTATTGGCTGAGGCTTGTTTGGAGAAGTCTGACGGGGGTTGGTATGTGGAAAACACAAAGAAAAACCCTGTCTTAGACAAGCCTTACTGGGAACAATAA
- a CDS encoding beta-galactosidase, whose translation MSVIVLGYNSTDYGKDDFARFAECEIEAVWYYNYWWETEPFPGKYNFDRLLEAEDLARANGVKMYVHTPVGTPLWADPSWYLLNQYGQGNDFSKALASYNPALKDLNEQFFPWGNELGLRLVNRFFSYWHAQAESYTQNYIGVVKNTFKHAITVGSLGCWGEYFFPSPYFYQFMGIKDSPWWYDINATYNWVTSGLTREDWCRKELLRVLKERMLLGGENWVLLVPYWKDWDNFQFGNDGFQDIYKDKSLNLKSILLSVFPNYVNLVSPHAKLSPTYGGAGGAEGVAVNALAAQKLGLAGLFCGLLGGSSTGSGSGLIKKTEPWMFENVKKAVWIFKHLKILMY comes from the coding sequence ATGAGCGTCATAGTTTTAGGATACAATAGCACAGATTATGGCAAGGATGATTTTGCAAGGTTTGCCGAATGTGAAATCGAAGCAGTGTGGTATTATAATTATTGGTGGGAAACAGAGCCATTTCCTGGCAAATATAATTTTGACAGATTGTTAGAAGCAGAAGACTTAGCCAGGGCTAATGGTGTTAAAATGTATGTCCACACTCCGGTGGGCACACCTCTATGGGCAGACCCTTCTTGGTATTTGCTCAATCAATATGGACAGGGCAATGATTTCTCGAAAGCGTTGGCAAGTTATAACCCTGCATTAAAAGATTTAAATGAGCAATTTTTCCCTTGGGGGAATGAATTGGGGCTGAGATTAGTCAATAGGTTTTTTAGTTATTGGCATGCCCAGGCTGAGAGCTATACGCAAAATTATATTGGGGTAGTAAAGAATACTTTTAAACATGCTATTACTGTTGGCAGCTTGGGTTGTTGGGGGGAATATTTTTTTCCATCGCCTTATTTTTATCAATTTATGGGCATAAAAGATTCCCCTTGGTGGTATGATATAAATGCCACATATAATTGGGTAACATCAGGATTGACCAGAGAAGATTGGTGCCGAAAAGAATTGTTGCGAGTATTAAAAGAACGCATGTTGTTAGGTGGTGAGAATTGGGTTCTTTTAGTTCCATATTGGAAGGATTGGGACAATTTTCAATTTGGCAATGATGGGTTTCAAGATATATACAAGGACAAGTCTCTCAACTTGAAATCTATTCTTTTGAGTGTGTTTCCCAATTATGTGAATTTGGTTTCTCCTCACGCAAAATTAAGTCCTACATATGGTGGTGCGGGCGGTGCAGAAGGAGTTGCAGTCAACGCTCTTGCCGCACAAAAACTTGGTTTGGCAGGACTGTTTTGTGGATTGCTGGGAGGATCGTCAACTGGTAGTGGTTCTGGTTTAATCAAGAAAACAGAGCCCTGGATGTTTGAAAATGTCAAAAAGGCCGTGTGGATTTTTAAGCATTTAAAAATTTTGATGTATTGA
- a CDS encoding serine protein kinase codes for MDTKLEQLANLFDRKQFKVLHEEISFAEYLERCYKTPRLIRTAYQRLYDMIMSEGTKTFKRYRKTHTHYCFFDNTEIPIFGLDETLESLVKFIRGAAGGYGTEKRVLLLHGPVGSSKSTICRCIKRGMEYYSNTEDGIWYTFKWVNLPTGKDGIYTHPEDDCPMHEEPLKLLPLELRKRVVDDLNEVLKNNTPENERTQLYTLRCDNELDPRCKKFMNELLQKYEGDWGKVIKEHIRVVRKVYSEPDRMGIATFQPKDEKNQDSTELTGDINYAKLPHFGSDSDPRAFNFDGEFCIGNRGVVEFIEVLKLAKEFLYDLLGASQEQQIKPKKFAQISVDTVLIGHTNNPEFEKLRSDNTMEALRDRTVRIDVPYLLRWGEELAILEHYYGTGKVKQHVAPHTLEIAALWTILTRLQDDKEGKLSLVDKAKLLDGRSLPGYTEDTVKELRDKYPTEGMSGVSCRYTQDKISNCLAARHDYINQFMVLNEIKEGLDQSSLITNKEDVAKYIKCVDAVRKELDDILKNEVQKALVGDEDAIIRLCTNYIDNVRAYINKVKVINQITGEDMEPNERLMRSIEEKIDIPEAGVDEFRRGIAAFIGSLSIEGKVFRWDSNAKLKKALEMKLFEDTKDHIKLSALDIRGSSVVDPDIQQKIDAIKQRLIKQYGYNEQSATDVLAHVGSIFSRGDVSDDE; via the coding sequence ATGGACACCAAATTAGAACAACTCGCCAATTTGTTTGATCGGAAGCAATTCAAAGTGCTTCATGAGGAAATTAGTTTTGCCGAATATCTGGAAAGGTGCTATAAGACCCCCAGACTTATTCGTACCGCTTATCAACGATTGTATGATATGATAATGAGCGAAGGCACAAAGACTTTCAAGCGGTACAGAAAAACTCACACTCATTATTGTTTCTTCGACAATACTGAAATTCCTATTTTCGGATTGGATGAAACTCTTGAGAGTTTGGTCAAATTCATCCGTGGTGCTGCTGGCGGATATGGTACAGAAAAGCGTGTGTTGCTTTTGCATGGTCCTGTGGGTTCTTCCAAATCCACTATTTGCCGATGCATCAAACGTGGTATGGAATATTACAGCAATACCGAAGATGGCATTTGGTATACCTTCAAATGGGTGAATTTGCCCACGGGGAAAGATGGTATTTATACGCATCCCGAAGATGATTGCCCAATGCATGAAGAGCCACTTAAGTTGCTTCCCCTAGAATTGCGAAAGCGAGTGGTGGATGATTTGAATGAAGTGTTGAAAAACAACACTCCAGAAAATGAACGCACGCAGCTTTATACACTTCGCTGCGACAATGAATTAGACCCTCGTTGCAAAAAGTTTATGAATGAGTTGTTGCAAAAATATGAGGGTGATTGGGGCAAAGTCATCAAGGAGCACATTCGTGTTGTTCGCAAGGTTTATTCTGAGCCCGACCGTATGGGCATTGCTACCTTCCAGCCCAAAGATGAAAAAAATCAAGATTCGACGGAATTGACCGGCGACATTAATTATGCCAAACTCCCGCATTTTGGTTCAGATTCTGATCCTCGGGCGTTCAATTTCGATGGCGAATTTTGCATCGGCAACAGGGGCGTAGTGGAATTCATCGAAGTTCTCAAGTTGGCCAAAGAATTCCTCTACGACCTGTTGGGTGCCTCTCAAGAACAACAAATCAAGCCCAAGAAGTTTGCTCAAATTTCTGTTGATACGGTTTTGATTGGACATACTAATAATCCTGAATTTGAAAAACTTCGATCTGATAATACGATGGAAGCGTTGAGAGATCGTACTGTTCGCATCGATGTTCCTTATTTGCTTCGATGGGGTGAAGAGTTGGCAATCTTGGAGCATTATTATGGGACGGGAAAAGTCAAGCAACACGTTGCTCCTCACACTTTGGAAATCGCTGCATTGTGGACAATTCTAACCCGCTTGCAGGATGATAAAGAGGGTAAACTATCGCTGGTTGATAAAGCAAAATTGCTTGATGGCCGCAGCTTGCCTGGATATACGGAAGATACCGTCAAGGAATTGCGGGACAAATATCCTACAGAAGGAATGTCTGGTGTGTCCTGCCGTTATACCCAAGATAAGATTTCCAACTGCCTAGCTGCCCGACACGATTATATCAACCAATTTATGGTTTTGAATGAAATCAAGGAAGGGCTAGATCAATCCTCTCTTATCACGAACAAAGAGGATGTGGCAAAATATATTAAATGTGTGGATGCCGTCAGAAAGGAATTGGATGATATCTTGAAAAATGAAGTCCAAAAAGCCCTTGTTGGCGACGAAGATGCCATTATCCGTCTTTGCACAAATTATATTGATAATGTGCGAGCTTATATCAATAAGGTCAAAGTTATCAATCAAATTACCGGCGAAGATATGGAGCCCAACGAACGGCTCATGAGAAGCATCGAAGAAAAGATTGACATTCCCGAAGCGGGAGTGGATGAATTCCGCCGTGGTATTGCTGCTTTCATCGGCAGTCTTTCCATTGAAGGAAAAGTTTTCCGATGGGACTCTAATGCCAAGCTGAAAAAGGCGTTGGAAATGAAGCTCTTTGAAGACACCAAGGACCATATTAAATTGAGTGCCTTGGACATTCGGGGCAGTTCGGTAGTAGACCCCGACATTCAACAAAAAATTGACGCTATCAAACAGCGTCTTATCAAACAGTATGGATATAATGAACAATCTGCAACGGATGTTCTGGCTCACGTCGGCAGCATCTTCAGTCGTGGAGATGTGAGCGATGACGAGTAA